In the Ictalurus punctatus breed USDA103 chromosome 7, Coco_2.0, whole genome shotgun sequence genome, one interval contains:
- the LOC124628292 gene encoding centrosomal protein of 55 kDa, protein MGFKGAMKTFSKKLGFKSSGSKAVEAELEKLKKENAQLRMTLEDMSKQNGRLYPACPESDEAKLLEVPSDEIAILKEQLRDAQEKNQKWKVYDHERESCMQWNLARRIELEQQLNQAQRTLEQQHEETKSEGQSPASMQQEKQLQESQREMEEERKRASRLQVELVELKAKYEKKSREVVRVQEELQVERRSWRQTLALRHEDQKRMADLEQQVQSSARDFENEKQDRQSLQHLLHKVLKELRKARDQITRLESAEIHVHQSITFKKKKLQRETRFSEPSSCTRLDLNKTTNQDRILNPTSPLKSSNTLDERFLDCPICSASYPVSQHRKLLEHIDYCFN, encoded by the exons ATGGGATTTAAAGGAGCCATGAAAACGTTTTCAAAGAAACTAGGATTTAAAAGCAGTGGCTCAAAGGCTGTAGAAGCTGAACTTGAGAAATTAAAGAAGGAAAATGCCCAGCTGAGGATGACTTTGGAGGACATGTCGAAACAAAATGGAAGGCTTTATCCTGCATGTCCTGAGTCAGATGAAGCCAAGCTGCTGGAG GTTCCTTCAGATGAGATCGCCATTCTCAAGGAGCAACTGCGAGAT GCTCaggaaaaaaatcagaaatggaaaGTTTATGACCATGAGAGAGAGTCCTGTATGCAGTGGAATCTGGCCAGACGTATAGAGCTCGAGCAGCAGTTAAACCAAGCCCAGCGAACACTAGAACAACAGCACGAAGAGACCAAATCAGAAG GTCAGTCACCTGCCTCCATGCAGCAGGAGAAGCAGCTGCAGGAGAGCCagagggagatggaggaggaacGCAAAAGGGCGAGCCGCCTACAGGTCGAGTTGGTGGAGCTGAAAGCCAAGTATGAAAAGAAGAGCCGTGAGGTGGTGCGAGTCCAGGAGGAGCTGCAAGTGGAGCGTAGAAGTTGGAGACAAACTTTAGCTTTACGGCATGAAGATCAGAAAAGAATGGCTGATTTAGAGCAACAG GTCCAATCGTCTGCTAGAGACTTTGAGAACGAGAAACAGGACCGACAAAGTCTACAGCACCTGCTCCACAAAGTGCTGAAGGAGCTTCGCAAGGCTAGAGACCAAATCACACGCTTGGAGTCGGCAGAAATCCACGTTCATCAAAGtatcacttttaaaaaaaag AAACTGCAGCGAGAAACTCGGTTCTCTGAGCCAAGCTCATGCACCAGGCTGGATTTGAATAAGACGACCAATCAGGACCGTATCCTGAACCCCACATCTCCATTAAAGAGCTCCAACACATTGGATGAGCGCTTTCTGGACTGTCCCATCTGCAGCGCCTCATACCCTGTCAGCCAGCACAGAAAGCTCCTTGAACACATTGACTACTGCTTTAATTAA